The following coding sequences are from one Streptomyces sp. NBC_01485 window:
- a CDS encoding TetR family transcriptional regulator, protein MPANNNGPAEAEPPTHETHETHELQESPGGAPASKSEQTRALILETAMRLFQERGYDKTTMRAIAQEAGVSVGNAYYYFAGKEHLIQGFYDRLAAEHREAVRGILARETSLEARLAGVLRTWLDVATPYHEFAVQFFKTAADPDSPLSPFSTESEHARVEAIAVHKEVLAGSKAKVPEELREVLPELMWLSQMGLVMYWIYDRTEGRERSYRLAGRGARLTARGVALARFRVLRPLVLEVHDLFTDFLPGMTNALPDPRKKAAKKAATTPTTPPASPPATPPASSRT, encoded by the coding sequence GTGCCCGCGAACAACAACGGTCCAGCCGAGGCCGAACCCCCGACCCATGAGACCCATGAGACCCATGAGCTTCAGGAGTCCCCTGGCGGCGCTCCCGCGTCCAAGTCCGAGCAGACCCGTGCGCTGATCCTGGAGACGGCCATGCGGCTGTTCCAGGAGCGCGGTTACGACAAGACGACGATGCGGGCCATCGCCCAGGAGGCCGGGGTCTCGGTCGGCAACGCGTACTACTACTTCGCCGGCAAGGAACACCTGATCCAGGGCTTCTACGACCGGCTCGCGGCCGAGCACCGGGAGGCGGTCCGGGGCATCCTGGCGCGGGAGACCAGCCTGGAGGCGCGGCTCGCGGGCGTGCTGCGGACCTGGCTGGACGTGGCCACGCCGTACCACGAGTTCGCGGTGCAGTTCTTCAAGACCGCCGCCGATCCGGACAGCCCGCTGAGCCCCTTCTCCACCGAGTCGGAGCACGCGCGCGTGGAGGCCATCGCCGTCCACAAGGAGGTGCTCGCGGGTTCGAAGGCGAAGGTGCCGGAGGAACTGCGGGAGGTGCTGCCCGAGTTGATGTGGCTCTCCCAGATGGGCCTCGTCATGTACTGGATCTACGACCGTACGGAGGGCCGCGAGCGCAGCTACCGGCTGGCCGGACGGGGTGCGCGCCTCACCGCGCGGGGCGTGGCGCTGGCCCGGTTCCGGGTGCTGCGGCCGCTCGTACTGGAAGTGCACGACCTGTTCACGGACTTCCTGCCCGGCATGACCAACGCCCTGCCGGACCCCAGGAAGAAGGCCGCGAAGAAGGCCGCGACGACACCCACTACGCCTCCGGCCTCTCCCCCGGCTACTCCTCCGGCTTCTTCCCGCACGTAG
- a CDS encoding thiol-disulfide oxidoreductase DCC family protein, producing MTAEQAEQAAADRDARRVPVRRLTVLYDAECSLCRFLRARLSRQPQLVPLEFVPAASAEARARFPGLDHRATLDEITVVGDAGQVYRGAAAWIVVLWALREHRPLSHRLSTPAGAKLARAAVLAATKWRGAQGGAGWGGGVYRRGDGWSYDPHRGWSYAPPTCADGACSTR from the coding sequence ATGACCGCCGAACAGGCCGAACAGGCCGCCGCCGACCGGGACGCCCGCCGCGTCCCGGTCCGCCGGCTCACCGTCCTCTACGACGCCGAGTGCTCCCTGTGCCGCTTCCTGCGCGCCCGGCTGAGCCGGCAGCCGCAGCTCGTGCCGCTGGAGTTCGTCCCGGCGGCCTCCGCCGAGGCCCGCGCCCGCTTCCCCGGGCTCGACCACCGCGCCACCCTCGACGAGATCACCGTCGTCGGCGACGCCGGCCAGGTCTACCGGGGCGCCGCCGCCTGGATCGTCGTCCTGTGGGCGCTGCGCGAGCACCGCCCGCTGTCGCACCGGCTCAGCACCCCCGCCGGGGCCAAGCTCGCGCGGGCCGCCGTGCTCGCCGCCACCAAGTGGCGCGGCGCGCAGGGCGGCGCGGGCTGGGGCGGGGGCGTCTACCGGCGCGGCGACGGATGGTCGTACGACCCGCACCGGGGCTGGAGCTACGCTCCGCCCACCTGTGCCGACGGCGCCTGCTCCACTCGTTAG
- the sdhA gene encoding succinate dehydrogenase flavoprotein subunit has product MKIHKYDTVIVGAGGAGMRAAIESTKRSRTAVLTKLYPTRSHTGAAQGGMAAALANVEEDNWEWHTFDTIKGGDYLVDQDAAEILAKEAIDSVLDLEKMGLPFNRTPDGTIDQRRFGGHSRNHGEAPVRRSCYAADRTGHMILQTLYQNCVKEGVEFFNEFYVLDQLITEVDGVKRSAGVVAYELATGEIHVFQAKAVIYASGGTGKFFKVTSNAHTLTGDGQAAVYRRGLPLEDMEFFQFHPTGIWRMGILLTEGARGEGGILRNKDGERFMEKYAPVMKDLASRDVVSRSIYTEIREGRGCGPEGDHVYLDLTHLPPEQLDAKLPDITEFARTYLGIEPYTDPIPIQPTAHYAMGGIPTNVQGEVLLDNTTVVPGLYAAGEVACVSVHGANRLGTNSLLDINVFGKRAGIAAAEYSQKAAYVELPEEPAQQVIDQVENLRSATGTERVAELRRELQETMDANVMVFRTEQTIKTAVEKIAELRERYRNVSIQDKGRRFNTDLLEAVELGNLLDLAEVMAVSALARKESRGGHYREDYPNRDDVNFMRHTMAYREVGADGTDSIRLDYKPVVQTRYQPMERKY; this is encoded by the coding sequence ATGAAGATCCACAAGTACGACACCGTCATCGTCGGCGCGGGCGGCGCCGGTATGCGCGCGGCGATCGAGTCGACGAAGCGCAGCCGCACCGCCGTGCTGACCAAGCTCTACCCCACCCGCTCCCACACGGGCGCCGCGCAGGGCGGCATGGCCGCCGCGCTCGCCAACGTGGAGGAGGACAACTGGGAGTGGCACACCTTCGACACGATCAAGGGCGGCGACTACCTGGTCGACCAGGACGCCGCCGAGATCCTGGCGAAGGAGGCCATCGACTCGGTCCTCGACCTGGAGAAGATGGGCCTGCCGTTCAACCGGACGCCCGACGGGACGATCGACCAGCGCCGGTTCGGCGGGCACAGCCGCAACCACGGCGAGGCCCCGGTCCGCCGGTCCTGCTACGCGGCCGACCGCACCGGTCACATGATCCTCCAGACGCTGTACCAGAACTGCGTGAAGGAGGGCGTGGAGTTCTTCAACGAGTTCTACGTCCTCGACCAGCTGATCACCGAGGTCGACGGCGTCAAGCGGTCGGCGGGCGTCGTCGCGTACGAGCTGGCCACCGGCGAGATCCACGTCTTCCAGGCGAAGGCCGTGATCTACGCGTCCGGCGGCACCGGCAAGTTCTTCAAGGTGACGTCGAACGCGCACACGCTGACCGGTGACGGCCAGGCGGCCGTGTACCGGCGCGGGCTGCCGCTGGAGGACATGGAGTTCTTCCAGTTCCACCCGACCGGCATCTGGCGCATGGGCATCCTGCTGACGGAGGGCGCCCGCGGTGAGGGCGGCATCCTCCGCAACAAGGACGGCGAGCGCTTCATGGAGAAGTACGCGCCGGTGATGAAGGACCTCGCGTCGCGTGACGTCGTGTCCCGGTCGATCTACACGGAGATCCGCGAGGGCCGTGGCTGCGGCCCGGAGGGCGACCACGTCTACCTGGACCTGACGCACCTCCCGCCGGAGCAGTTGGACGCCAAGCTGCCCGACATCACCGAGTTCGCGCGCACGTACCTGGGCATCGAGCCGTACACGGACCCGATCCCGATCCAGCCCACCGCGCACTACGCGATGGGCGGCATCCCGACGAACGTCCAGGGTGAGGTGCTGCTCGACAACACCACGGTCGTCCCGGGCCTGTACGCGGCCGGCGAGGTCGCGTGCGTGTCGGTGCACGGCGCCAACCGGCTGGGCACGAACAGCCTTCTGGACATCAACGTGTTCGGCAAGCGTGCGGGCATCGCCGCCGCCGAGTACTCCCAGAAGGCGGCGTACGTCGAGCTGCCGGAGGAGCCCGCGCAGCAGGTGATCGACCAGGTGGAGAACCTGCGGTCGGCCACCGGCACCGAGCGGGTGGCGGAGCTGCGGCGCGAGCTGCAGGAGACCATGGACGCGAACGTCATGGTGTTCCGCACCGAGCAGACGATCAAGACGGCCGTCGAGAAGATCGCCGAACTGCGCGAGCGCTACCGGAACGTCTCGATCCAGGACAAGGGCAGGCGGTTCAACACGGACCTGCTGGAGGCCGTCGAACTGGGCAACCTGCTCGACCTGGCCGAGGTCATGGCCGTGTCGGCGCTGGCCCGCAAGGAGTCCCGCGGCGGTCACTACCGCGAGGACTACCCCAACCGCGACGACGTCAACTTCATGCGCCACACGATGGCGTACCGCGAGGTCGGCGCCGACGGGACGGATTCCATCCGTCTCGACTACAAGCCGGTCGTCCAGACCCGCTACCAGCCGATGGAGCGTAAGTACTGA
- a CDS encoding 2-oxo-4-hydroxy-4-carboxy-5-ureidoimidazoline decarboxylase, giving the protein MTRGSTLPAHRLSHLSGRLAIPAQTRTSPTPPLTSPTPPLDGFNTAPAEEAHHTLLTCLRSLRWARRIADHRPYPTLDALLAASDEAAYDLTSGDLAEALAGETLPPLPPDAYGAAHMALSAAQAAYEARFGHTFVICLDAVPAPESLDHILGAIRSRLTNDPEDERVVAAEELRRLARQRLLQLL; this is encoded by the coding sequence GTGACGCGAGGATCCACGCTGCCTGCGCACCGCCTCTCCCACCTCTCCGGCCGCCTCGCCATACCGGCGCAGACCCGGACCTCACCCACACCCCCGCTGACCTCACCCACACCCCCGCTGGACGGCTTCAACACCGCCCCCGCCGAAGAGGCCCACCACACCCTCCTCACCTGCCTCCGCAGCCTCCGCTGGGCGCGCCGCATCGCCGACCACCGCCCGTACCCGACCCTCGACGCCCTCCTGGCCGCGTCGGACGAGGCCGCGTACGACCTGACCTCGGGCGACCTGGCAGAGGCCCTGGCCGGCGAGACCCTCCCGCCCCTCCCGCCGGACGCGTACGGCGCGGCCCACATGGCGTTGAGCGCGGCCCAGGCGGCCTACGAGGCCAGATTCGGCCACACCTTCGTCATCTGCCTCGACGCCGTCCCCGCACCCGAATCCCTGGACCACATCCTCGGAGCCATCCGATCACGATTGACAAACGATCCCGAGGACGAACGGGTGGTAGCGGCAGAAGAGCTACGCCGCCTGGCAAGGCAACGGCTACTGCAGCTCCTCTAA
- a CDS encoding succinate dehydrogenase iron-sulfur subunit: MATPVLDKVEAEAAASPYITVAFRIRRFNPEVSAEAVWEDFHLEIDPKERVLDGLHKIKWDLDGTLTFRRSCAHGICGSDAMRINGKNRLACKTLIKDLNPEKPITVEPIKGLTVLKDLVVDMDPFFQAYRDVMPFLITKDTNEPTRERLQTAEDRERFDDTTKCILCAACTSSCPVFWNDGQYFGPAAIVNAHRFIFDSRDDAGEQRLEILNDKDGVWRCRTTFNCTDACPRGIEVTKAIQEVKRALITRRF, encoded by the coding sequence ATGGCAACCCCCGTTCTGGACAAGGTCGAGGCGGAGGCCGCGGCCTCCCCGTACATCACCGTCGCCTTCCGGATCCGCCGGTTCAACCCGGAGGTCTCGGCGGAGGCGGTCTGGGAAGACTTCCACCTGGAGATCGACCCCAAGGAGCGCGTCCTCGACGGCCTCCACAAGATCAAGTGGGACCTCGACGGCACGCTGACCTTCCGCCGTTCCTGCGCGCACGGCATCTGCGGGTCGGACGCGATGCGGATCAACGGCAAGAACCGCCTCGCGTGCAAGACGCTGATCAAGGACCTCAACCCCGAGAAGCCGATCACGGTCGAGCCCATCAAGGGCCTGACGGTCCTGAAGGACCTGGTCGTCGACATGGACCCGTTCTTCCAGGCGTACCGCGACGTCATGCCCTTCCTCATCACGAAGGACACGAACGAGCCGACCCGGGAACGTCTCCAGACGGCGGAGGACCGCGAGCGCTTCGACGACACGACGAAGTGCATCCTCTGCGCGGCCTGCACGTCCTCGTGCCCGGTCTTCTGGAACGACGGCCAGTACTTCGGCCCGGCCGCGATCGTGAACGCCCACCGCTTCATCTTCGACTCGCGTGACGACGCGGGCGAGCAGCGCCTGGAGATCCTGAACGACAAGGACGGCGTCTGGCGCTGCCGCACCACGTTCAACTGCACGGACGCCTGCCCGCGCGGCATCGAGGTCACGAAGGCGATCCAGGAAGTGAAGCGAGCCCTGATCACCCGCCGCTTCTGA
- the sdhC gene encoding succinate dehydrogenase, cytochrome b556 subunit — protein sequence MTFAAPPRGATSPHRAHIRHTNRTNHPRCRNTHPYACHFDHTGRPGVSPAPAPRYDAGGRWTVPGRARPTAQAGGPNPRSRRASVPAGTLYRGREGMWSWVAHRVTGVLIFFFLFVHVLDTALVRVSPEDYDKVVATYKTPIVALLEYGLVAAILFHALNGLRVIAVDFWSKGPRYQKQMLWSVVGLWLVLMLGAIYPVLGHAARELLGS from the coding sequence GTGACGTTTGCGGCTCCGCCGCGGGGCGCGACCAGCCCCCACCGGGCCCACATTCGGCACACAAACAGGACAAACCACCCCAGATGCCGCAACACTCACCCATACGCGTGCCACTTTGATCACACGGGTAGGCCCGGCGTAAGCCCAGCGCCAGCGCCTCGCTACGATGCTGGGGGCCGGTGGACCGTACCCGGCCGGGCCCGACCGACAGCACAAGCCGGCGGCCCCAATCCCCGCTCCCGGAGGGCTTCCGTGCCGGCTGGAACGCTGTACCGCGGCCGGGAAGGAATGTGGTCCTGGGTGGCTCATCGAGTCACCGGCGTCCTCATCTTCTTCTTCCTGTTCGTTCACGTGCTGGACACCGCGCTCGTGCGTGTCTCCCCCGAGGACTACGACAAGGTCGTAGCCACCTACAAGACCCCGATCGTCGCGCTGCTGGAGTACGGCCTCGTCGCCGCCATCCTCTTCCACGCGCTCAACGGTCTGCGCGTCATCGCCGTCGACTTCTGGTCGAAGGGCCCGCGCTACCAGAAGCAGATGCTCTGGAGCGTCGTGGGCCTGTGGCTCGTGCTGATGCTCGGGGCCATCTACCCCGTCCTCGGGCACGCCGCTCGTGAACTGCTCGGGAGCTGA
- a CDS encoding succinate dehydrogenase hydrophobic membrane anchor subunit, with amino-acid sequence MATTETTAAGIGPVEGGSLYGVDNPAPLIEAPRQRTKKTPKSTRGNFEMAAWLFMRLSGVVLVVLVLGHLLIQLVLDGGVSKIGFAFVAGRWASPFWQVWDLLMLWLAMLHGANGLRTVINDYAERANTRLWLKGLLYTATVFTILLGTLVIFTFDPNIR; translated from the coding sequence ATGGCCACCACTGAAACCACCGCTGCCGGCATCGGCCCCGTCGAGGGCGGCTCGCTCTACGGCGTGGACAACCCGGCGCCCCTCATCGAGGCCCCCCGCCAGCGCACCAAGAAGACCCCCAAGTCCACCCGGGGCAACTTCGAGATGGCCGCGTGGCTGTTCATGCGGCTGTCCGGCGTCGTGCTGGTCGTGCTGGTCCTGGGCCACCTGCTGATCCAGCTCGTGCTGGACGGCGGCGTCTCGAAGATCGGCTTCGCCTTCGTGGCCGGCCGCTGGGCGTCCCCGTTCTGGCAGGTCTGGGACCTGCTGATGCTGTGGCTCGCGATGCTGCACGGGGCGAACGGCCTGCGCACGGTCATCAACGACTACGCGGAGCGCGCGAACACCCGGCTGTGGCTGAAGGGCCTGCTCTACACCGCCACGGTGTTCACCATCCTGCTGGGCACGCTGGTGATCTTCACCTTCGACCCGAACATCCGCTAG